A window from bacterium encodes these proteins:
- a CDS encoding thioredoxin fold domain-containing protein, with translation MNPPTMDCPKCGRTVPEASECVACGVVFAKIRTREEPSTPHQSEPARGFRLEPILGVVILLALGTLAALQWVEGRVDDLEAPPEPVPSLRPEIPRDSAADRSSERVSRQRPSAPVPAPVAALPVPEPAPKPVVEPPKPRWVDPDSSWFQGAAGFNRGLERARTKNQAVLVYFYADWCGYCRQLESELLSRAVVQEYTKYLVKIKVNPEKGAAERALANRYGVTGYPSVFVHPAGLGGAKKIRGMTKKSGEWRVLSPRGYVDNLAAAAGERFGPS, from the coding sequence ATGAACCCGCCGACGATGGATTGCCCGAAATGCGGCCGCACGGTGCCGGAAGCCAGCGAATGCGTGGCCTGCGGCGTGGTGTTCGCGAAGATTCGGACGCGCGAAGAGCCGAGCACGCCCCATCAGAGCGAACCGGCCCGAGGGTTCCGGTTGGAGCCAATCCTGGGTGTCGTGATTCTGCTGGCGCTCGGTACCCTGGCTGCTCTGCAGTGGGTCGAAGGCCGGGTCGATGATCTGGAAGCTCCGCCGGAGCCGGTACCGAGCCTTCGCCCGGAGATCCCGCGCGATTCCGCGGCCGATCGCTCGTCGGAACGTGTGTCTCGGCAGAGGCCTTCCGCGCCCGTGCCGGCTCCAGTCGCGGCCCTGCCGGTCCCCGAGCCGGCCCCCAAACCGGTGGTCGAGCCGCCGAAGCCGCGCTGGGTCGATCCCGATTCGAGCTGGTTCCAGGGCGCAGCCGGGTTCAACCGGGGACTCGAGCGGGCGCGAACCAAGAACCAGGCCGTCCTGGTGTACTTCTACGCCGACTGGTGCGGCTACTGCCGGCAGCTCGAGTCGGAGCTCCTGAGCCGCGCCGTGGTCCAGGAGTACACGAAGTACCTGGTCAAGATCAAGGTCAACCCAGAGAAGGGTGCCGCCGAGCGAGCCCTGGCGAATCGGTACGGCGTGACCGGCTATCCGTCGGTCTTCGTCCACCCCGCCGGCCTCGGCGGGGCCAAGAAGATCCGCGGCATGACCAAGAAAAGCGGCGAGTGGCGGGTGCTCTCGCCGCGAGGCTACGTCGACAATCTCGCCGCGGCTGCCGGCGAGCGCTTCGGCCCGTCTTGA
- a CDS encoding TIR domain-containing protein has translation MSDIFISYAKEDRGRARVLAAALEGSGWSVFWDRTIPPGLTWHDYIGREIQEARCVLVAWSESAIQSSWVLEEAGEARKRGVLVPLFLEDVEPPLGFRSLQAADLSKWSGDTEAPAFRQLVEGVERLLGFADDGGTEAAEREAVLPSAGSRWKADELPRERSPSRAAFFRTRSGLVVVGAVLVALVLVIQNWWPETGSDSDHDEGPAVESVTGEKEPPLELTSTFDKGDDDEGWWTWGAGSRPVTPSSEEDCRSKMGGCLHLEDESTDFFYFRAPPHWVGDADWTRFHAGSLNYWLRRKWKSERNGKWVAHVTPLASETEKEVPADLIIVGSGERGSLELRIPMRPREDWGEYAVPLTEGKIGIQSPEGVVESRWVWIKGAERRDATGDDFGRVLESVDDLRIRGEYWSGPDEAWLDSVSIEPAVSPGP, from the coding sequence ATGAGTGACATCTTCATCAGCTACGCGAAGGAGGACCGCGGCCGGGCTCGCGTGCTGGCGGCGGCTCTGGAAGGCTCCGGGTGGTCCGTGTTCTGGGACCGGACGATTCCGCCCGGCTTGACCTGGCACGACTACATTGGGCGGGAGATCCAGGAGGCCCGCTGTGTTCTGGTCGCGTGGTCCGAGTCCGCCATCCAGTCCAGCTGGGTGCTTGAAGAGGCGGGCGAAGCTCGGAAGCGAGGGGTTCTGGTTCCACTCTTCCTTGAGGACGTCGAGCCGCCGCTAGGCTTCCGGAGCCTGCAGGCCGCGGATCTCTCGAAGTGGAGTGGCGACACCGAGGCGCCCGCCTTCCGGCAGCTCGTGGAGGGCGTGGAGCGTCTTCTGGGTTTTGCCGACGACGGCGGAACGGAAGCGGCGGAGCGAGAAGCGGTGCTGCCTTCGGCTGGAAGTCGGTGGAAAGCTGACGAGTTGCCCCGCGAGCGGAGTCCCTCGAGGGCGGCTTTCTTTCGCACGAGGTCGGGATTGGTCGTCGTGGGCGCCGTCCTTGTCGCCCTTGTGCTTGTGATCCAAAACTGGTGGCCAGAGACCGGGTCCGACAGCGACCACGACGAAGGCCCCGCCGTTGAGAGCGTCACCGGCGAGAAAGAGCCCCCGCTAGAGCTGACCAGCACCTTCGACAAAGGCGACGACGACGAAGGGTGGTGGACTTGGGGTGCTGGTTCGAGGCCGGTTACGCCATCGTCCGAGGAAGACTGCAGAAGCAAGATGGGCGGATGTCTGCATCTTGAAGATGAGTCTACCGACTTCTTCTACTTTCGGGCACCTCCGCATTGGGTGGGCGATGCGGACTGGACCCGTTTCCACGCGGGAAGTCTGAACTACTGGCTAAGACGAAAGTGGAAATCGGAAAGAAACGGAAAATGGGTGGCGCATGTTACGCCACTCGCCAGTGAGACGGAGAAGGAGGTCCCGGCTGACCTGATCATCGTGGGCTCGGGTGAACGCGGCAGCCTCGAGCTGCGCATCCCGATGCGGCCGCGAGAGGACTGGGGTGAGTACGCGGTTCCTCTGACGGAGGGCAAGATAGGGATTCAGAGCCCTGAAGGTGTCGTGGAGAGCCGTTGGGTTTGGATCAAGGGTGCCGAAAGGAGAGACGCAACCGGTGATGATTTCGGTCGCGTGCTGGAGTCGGTCGACGACCTCAGAATCCGTGGCGAATACTGGTCCGGCCCTGACGAAGCCTGGCTGGACAGTGTGTCGATAGAGCCTGCCGTTTCACCGGGTCCGTAG